In Zingiber officinale cultivar Zhangliang chromosome 3B, Zo_v1.1, whole genome shotgun sequence, a single window of DNA contains:
- the LOC122055606 gene encoding receptor-like protein 4 isoform X2, translating into MSRFFFFFFFFFFLPLLSSASGGVTLAPPSDPFSAGVALNIDCGGTANFTSEFGRSWVADLYYSGGAAGLVAEPHRFQLPQERTLRFFPPVSYGKKNCYAVPLPNGRYYIRTFTVYDNYDSKLRSPSFDVSFEGTLVFTLHSPWPEAAARSGAYSDFIAAVPDGSATLCFYSIATDPPVIASLEIAAIHPLAYDAASTGTDLILINYGRLTAGSSLFGPGFSNDSDAFSRVWQPDAVYRNPNVSVKALSAGGHQIYGANQAPNYFPVKLYETAVTTVNLGDTLEFLLPVDTRLDYMLWFHFAEIDSGVNAAAQRVFDVFIGQEKVSRIDIYKEVGGFTAFKWSYIVRNLTSRPLSVKLVPVAAKPIICGLENYAMVPLDMVTVSSQVLAMQALKESLRVPDRMGWNGDPCAPSTWDTWEGVTCHLSENGQNLVVTQLDLGSQGLKGYISDKINILTHLVNLNLSSNSLGGSLPTDFGLGSLVSLDLSSNQFTGSIPDTLGSSNLQIVLLNNNQLDGQVPEKVYSIGVHGGIIE; encoded by the exons ATGtctcgcttcttcttcttcttcttcttcttcttcttccttccgctCCTTTCTTCCGCTTCCGGAGGTGTAACGCTTGCTCCACCTTCCGATCCTTTCTCTGCTG GCGTGGCGTTGAACATCGACTGCGGAGGCACCGCTAACTTCACGTCGGAGTTTGGGCGCTCCTGGGTGGCGGATCTCTACTACTCCGGTGGCGCCGCCGGGTTGGTGGCGGAGCCCCACCGGTTCCAGCTGCCGCAGGAGCGAACTCTCCGTTTTTTCCCTCCGGTTTCCTACGGCAAGAAGAACTGCTACGCTGTTCCCCTTCCCAACGGCCGCTATTATATTCGCACCTTCACCGTCTACGACAACTACGATTCCAAGCTCCGGAGCCCTAGCTTCGACGTCTCCTTCGAAGGCACGCTCGTATTCACCTTGCATTCCCCCTGGCCCGAGGCCGCTGCCCGCTCTGGTGCTTATTCTGACTTTATCGCCGCCGTCCCCGACGGCAGCGCCACCCTTTGCTTCTACAGCATCGCCACCGACCCTCCTGTCATTGCCTCCCTCGAGATCGCTGCCATTCACCCACTCGCCTACGATGCTGCCTCCACCGGCACAGATCTCATCCTCATCAATTATGGCCGCCTCACAGCTGGTTCCTCCCTCTTCGGTCCTGGATTCTCTAACGACTCCGACGCTTTCTCCAGGGTCTGGCAACCTGATGCCGTATACCGAAACCCGAATGTCTCAGTCAAGGCGCTATCCGCTGGGGGACACCAAATATACGGCGCCAACCAGGCCCCAAATTACTTCCCTGTCAAGCTGTACGAGACAGCCGTCACAACCGTCAATCTTGGGGACACTCTTGAATTCTTGCTGCCGGTGGACACGCGGCTAGACTACATGCTTTGGTTTCACTTTGCGGAGATAGATTCTGGGGTGAACGCTGCAGCACAGAGGGTGTTCGATGTGTTCATCGGCCAAGAGAAAGTGTCGAGAATTGACATCTACAAGGAGGTCGGAGGGTTCACAGCCTTCAAGTGGAGTTACATAGTGAGAAACTTGACAAGCAGGCCCTTAAGTGTGAAGCTGGTGCCGGTGGCTGCAAAGCCCATTATTTGTGGACTTGAGAATTATGCTATGGTGCCATTGGACATGGTCACGGTGTCAAGTCAAG TGTTGGCGATGCAGGCATTGAAGGAATCACTGCGGGTACCGGATAGGATGGGCTGGAACGGAGACCCGTGTGCACCTTCCACGTGGGATACTTGGGAGGGTGTCACTTGTCATCTCAGTGAGAACGGACAAAATCTTGTTGTCACTCAATT GGACTTAGGAAGTCAAGGCTTGAAAGGATATATTAGTGATAAAATAAATATCTTAACACACTTGGTAAACTT GAACTTGAGCTCTAATTCTTTGGGAGGAAGTTTGCCAACAGATTTTGGTCTTGGGTCCTTAGTAAGCTT GGACCTGTCTTCAAATCAGTTTACAGGGAGTATTCCAGATACCTTGGGTTCCTCAAACTTGCAAATTGT ATTGTTAAACAACAATCAATTGGATGGACAAGTTCCTGAGAAAGTTTATTCAATTGGTGTACATGGTGGAATCATAGA GTAA
- the LOC121967975 gene encoding uncharacterized protein LOC121967975, translating into MEILDHPKRRLGREGKKARDFSVSQGAIPQFTVNHDLRLGGRRREREEGATQVLQLDPPPSLPRDGPAAMRLAYRDVVQQPAIDFQEICILGAHSYQGSLWLRGWRHRGSARNPRPASALLRSALPPPVGRRLAITPTHSDLAVKSSPSPSPPVLESAAGRSPSFAFGMVISRETPSRRPNPSPETAVAAESRLPLRGTQGSLLQGCPFQILKTWGRHRGVRCMGKEETADAGERRSPSESACPRIRVPDSGRSDGDDSGVEEVRERLLVHLREAADRMKLVLPKGSGETEPAPVPELTPDLEASDGSKALPWNLRTRRGASREIERRRSVSPPPPPLTAEKRTVRLRSEGPRRKERPRFSISLTKEEIDEDIYAVTGCRARRRPRKRPRVIQKQLEALFPGSWLTEIAADSYKVPE; encoded by the exons ATGGAAATCCTCGATCATCCAAAGCGGCGGCTTGGAAGGGAAGGGAAGAAGGCAAGGGATTTCTCTGTTTCGCAAG GGGCTATTCCGCAATTTACCGTAAACCACGACCTCCGATTAGGAGGCCGCCGGCGAGAGCGAGAAGAAGGAGCGACGCAAGTTCTCCAGCTAGATCCACCTCCATCTCTACCTCGAGATGGGCCGGCCGCCATGCGCTTGGCATATCGCGACGTAGTACAGCAGCCAGCGATCGACTTCCAGGAGATCTGCATCCTCGGTGCGCACAGCTACCAAGGATCACTGTGGCTACGTGGCTGGCGGCACCGAGGATCAGCGAG AAACCCTCGACCGGCCAGTGCTCTTCTTCGTTCTGCCTTACCTCCTCCCGTAGGCCGTAGGCTCGCCATCACGCCAACCCACTCCGACCTCGCCGTCAAATCATCTCCTTCCCCTTCTCCGCCAGTTTTGGAATCCGCTGCCGGACGCTCCCCTTCCTTCGCCTTCGGCATGGTCATCTCGCGGGAGACGCCCTCCAGGCGCCCGAATCCCTCCCCGGAGACGGCGGTAGCCGCCGAATCTCGGCTCCCTCTCCGAGGGACGCAGGGGAGCCTCCTCCAAGGCTGCCCCTTCCAGATCTTGAAGACGTGGGGCAGGCATAGGGGGGTCCGTTGCATGGGCAAGGAGGAGACCGCCGACGCCGGCGAACGGCGATCTCCATCGGAGTCGGCGTGCCCTCGGATCCGTGTCCCGGATAGCGGCCGCAGCGACGGAGACGACTCGGGAGTTGAGGAGGTCAGGGAACGCCTGTTGGTTCACCTCCGTGAGGCAGCGGACCGGATGAAGTTGGTGCTGCCCAAAGGCAGCGGCGAGACTGAGCCGGCTCCGGTGCCGGAGTTGACGCCCGATCTCGAGGCTTCCGACGGCTCTAAGGCACTTCCATGGAATCTGAGGACGCGGCGCGGTGCGTCGAGGGAGATCGAGCGGCGCCGGAGTGTTtcccctccgccgccgccgctgaCGGCGGAGAAAAGGACGGTCCGGCTGAGGTCGGAAGGTCCTAGGAGAAAGGAGCGGCCTAGGTTCTCGATCTCGCTCACGAAAGAGGAGATCGACGAGGACATCTACGCCGTGACCGGGTGCAGGGCTCGCCGCCGGCCAAGGAAGCGGCCGAGAGTCATCCAAAAGCAGCTCGAG GCGCTATTCCCCGGCTCGTGGCTGACGGAGATCGCCGCCGACAGCTACAAGGTCCCAGAATAG
- the LOC122055606 gene encoding receptor-like protein 4 isoform X1, protein MSRFFFFFFFFFFLPLLSSASGGVTLAPPSDPFSAGVALNIDCGGTANFTSEFGRSWVADLYYSGGAAGLVAEPHRFQLPQERTLRFFPPVSYGKKNCYAVPLPNGRYYIRTFTVYDNYDSKLRSPSFDVSFEGTLVFTLHSPWPEAAARSGAYSDFIAAVPDGSATLCFYSIATDPPVIASLEIAAIHPLAYDAASTGTDLILINYGRLTAGSSLFGPGFSNDSDAFSRVWQPDAVYRNPNVSVKALSAGGHQIYGANQAPNYFPVKLYETAVTTVNLGDTLEFLLPVDTRLDYMLWFHFAEIDSGVNAAAQRVFDVFIGQEKVSRIDIYKEVGGFTAFKWSYIVRNLTSRPLSVKLVPVAAKPIICGLENYAMVPLDMVTVSSQVLAMQALKESLRVPDRMGWNGDPCAPSTWDTWEGVTCHLSENGQNLVVTQLDLGSQGLKGYISDKINILTHLVNLNLSSNSLGGSLPTDFGLGSLVSLDLSSNQFTGSIPDTLGSSNLQIVLLNNNQLDGQVPEKVYSIGVHGGIIDLSGNKGLCGVPTLPACPLFWDKGGLSLAGKIAIGLSCVFIFILLLVIYIFCIRRGSSDYDFEFPQDLISIAAKRNRYQRQKLMLVELEEASNSTSFPSSSNTH, encoded by the exons ATGtctcgcttcttcttcttcttcttcttcttcttcttccttccgctCCTTTCTTCCGCTTCCGGAGGTGTAACGCTTGCTCCACCTTCCGATCCTTTCTCTGCTG GCGTGGCGTTGAACATCGACTGCGGAGGCACCGCTAACTTCACGTCGGAGTTTGGGCGCTCCTGGGTGGCGGATCTCTACTACTCCGGTGGCGCCGCCGGGTTGGTGGCGGAGCCCCACCGGTTCCAGCTGCCGCAGGAGCGAACTCTCCGTTTTTTCCCTCCGGTTTCCTACGGCAAGAAGAACTGCTACGCTGTTCCCCTTCCCAACGGCCGCTATTATATTCGCACCTTCACCGTCTACGACAACTACGATTCCAAGCTCCGGAGCCCTAGCTTCGACGTCTCCTTCGAAGGCACGCTCGTATTCACCTTGCATTCCCCCTGGCCCGAGGCCGCTGCCCGCTCTGGTGCTTATTCTGACTTTATCGCCGCCGTCCCCGACGGCAGCGCCACCCTTTGCTTCTACAGCATCGCCACCGACCCTCCTGTCATTGCCTCCCTCGAGATCGCTGCCATTCACCCACTCGCCTACGATGCTGCCTCCACCGGCACAGATCTCATCCTCATCAATTATGGCCGCCTCACAGCTGGTTCCTCCCTCTTCGGTCCTGGATTCTCTAACGACTCCGACGCTTTCTCCAGGGTCTGGCAACCTGATGCCGTATACCGAAACCCGAATGTCTCAGTCAAGGCGCTATCCGCTGGGGGACACCAAATATACGGCGCCAACCAGGCCCCAAATTACTTCCCTGTCAAGCTGTACGAGACAGCCGTCACAACCGTCAATCTTGGGGACACTCTTGAATTCTTGCTGCCGGTGGACACGCGGCTAGACTACATGCTTTGGTTTCACTTTGCGGAGATAGATTCTGGGGTGAACGCTGCAGCACAGAGGGTGTTCGATGTGTTCATCGGCCAAGAGAAAGTGTCGAGAATTGACATCTACAAGGAGGTCGGAGGGTTCACAGCCTTCAAGTGGAGTTACATAGTGAGAAACTTGACAAGCAGGCCCTTAAGTGTGAAGCTGGTGCCGGTGGCTGCAAAGCCCATTATTTGTGGACTTGAGAATTATGCTATGGTGCCATTGGACATGGTCACGGTGTCAAGTCAAG TGTTGGCGATGCAGGCATTGAAGGAATCACTGCGGGTACCGGATAGGATGGGCTGGAACGGAGACCCGTGTGCACCTTCCACGTGGGATACTTGGGAGGGTGTCACTTGTCATCTCAGTGAGAACGGACAAAATCTTGTTGTCACTCAATT GGACTTAGGAAGTCAAGGCTTGAAAGGATATATTAGTGATAAAATAAATATCTTAACACACTTGGTAAACTT GAACTTGAGCTCTAATTCTTTGGGAGGAAGTTTGCCAACAGATTTTGGTCTTGGGTCCTTAGTAAGCTT GGACCTGTCTTCAAATCAGTTTACAGGGAGTATTCCAGATACCTTGGGTTCCTCAAACTTGCAAATTGT ATTGTTAAACAACAATCAATTGGATGGACAAGTTCCTGAGAAAGTTTATTCAATTGGTGTACATGGTGGAATCATAGA CCTTTCAGGTAATAAAGGTCTTTGTGGTGTTCCCACTTTACCAGCATGTCCTTTATTTTGGGACAAGGGTGGTCTTTCATTAGCTGGCAAGATTGCAATTGGCTTATCAtgcgtttttattttcattttacttCTCGTCATTTATATTTTCTGCATAAGAAGGGGAAGCAGCGATTATGATTTTGAGTTTCCTCAAGACTTAATAT CAATTGCAGCAAAAAGAAACAGGTACCAGAGACAGAAGCTTATGCTTGTGGAGCTGGAAGAAGCGTCAAACTCTACAAGTTTTCCTAGCAGCTCAAACACTCATTAG
- the LOC122055609 gene encoding uncharacterized protein LOC122055609: MHSGSNLPRPPIQSNGCEGGVIAEKEKLQSKPTSKKPVSQKHVTGKSNFAEAKVLVDTLNTIANGKSHLKADKSRKCAIKINQPDQENVAPVVPLGTPLLEVAGSDWTAEDVGAALQFLEFCNAFSEVLDVHKGEPECVLRELARGRVGRGGLYSSVVKFHVKLLSFIQKDMGEDSISYSVNSGDKWLQSLVKYIDENASVLKMSLDFLKKDSLSYDSMDCSNKLRLLNLLCDMTLGTEALRNWIDEENNKYIERKKEAKENIIAAKKKGNDLKKKLKDDVAKAMLSLKDKPLSVAEHEKLVSHIRTKTERAHAEMLEMMELLPTNPYNRRPDAIRTEPIFLEEACIYWKLAGCFSNLKLRQDFGSWNSERPKDKWFLYNEDEEKAVDRYISFSRVC, translated from the exons atgcaTTCAGGAAGCAATTTGCCAAGGCCTCCTATACAATCAAATGGATGTGAAGGTGGTGTCATagctgagaaagaaaaattacaaAGCAAACCAACAAGCAAGAAACCGGTCTCTCAGAAACATGTCACTGGAAAGTCAAATTTTGCTGAAGCCAAAGTGTTAGTTGACACTCTGAACACAATTGCTAATGGCAAAAGTCATCTGAAAGCGGATAAGTCCAGGAAATGTGCCATCAAAATAAATCAGCCAGACCAAGAAAATGTTGCGCCTGTGGTTCCTCTGGGCACACCATTACTAGAGGTTGCAGGGTCTGATTGGACAGCTGAGGATGTTGGAGCAGCGTTGCAATTTTTGGAATTCTGCAATGCCTTTTCAGAG GTTCTTGATGTACATAAAGGAGAACCTGAATGTGTTCTTAGAGAATTAGCAAGAGGACGGGTTGGGCGCGGTGGACTTTATTCTTCAGTTGTAAAATTTCATGTCAAATTGTTATCATTTATCCAAAAGGACATGGGCGAAGA TTCCATCTCATATTCTGTGAATAGCGGAGACAAATGGTTGCAATCTCTTGTTAAATACATAGATGAGAATGCTTCTGTTTTAAAGATGTCTTTGGATTTCTTGAAGAAGGATTCATTGTCATATGATAGCATGGATTGTTCAAATAAGCTCAGACTTTTGAATCTACTATGCGATATGACTCTAGGAACTGA AGCACTTAGAAACTggattgatgaagaaaataacaagTATATTGAAAGAAAAAAGGAGGCGAAAGAGAATATCATTGCTGCCAAGAAAAAG GGTAATGATCTTAAGAAAAAACTAAAAGATGATGTTGCTAAAGCTATGCTATCTTTAAAAGACAAACCGCTTTCTGTTGCTGAGCATGAGAAACTCGTTTCTCACATAAGAACAAAAACAGAGAGAGCTCATGCTGAGATGCTTGAGATGATGGAGCTATTGCCAACTA ATCCATATAACAGAAGACCAGATGCTATTCGGACCGAGCCCATATTTCTGGAAGAAGCATGTATTTACTGGAAACTTGCAGGCTGCTTTAGCAATCTGAAACTCCGACAAG ATTTTGGTAGTTGGAACTCTGAGAGACCCAAGGATAAATGGTTTCTATATAACGAAGATGAGGAGAAAGCAGTTGATAGATATATTTCCTTTTCACG GGTGTGCTAA
- the LOC122055605 gene encoding receptor protein kinase-like protein ZAR1 gives MEFSSSKLLLCAVLCFTLFPLPLAVNQEGVALLSFKSSVREDPGGSMASWNASTADPCAWNGVTCREGKVVALALPKSRLLGSLPSSLGDLPALRHINLRNNRLRGRLPPGLFSAAGLQSLVLSGNFLTGAVPPQVSALQIFDLSDNSLDGTIPASIAHCKRLRVLDLSHNNFSGALPVGFGTNLTAMERLTLSYNRLNGSIPSDLGNLSSLTGTLDLSHNDFSGPIPASLGNLPERIYVDLAFNNLSGPIPQNGAFLNRGPTAFIGNPNLCGPPLKNHPCPPPSASPPQFPSFPSDRLPVPDRNSSSGLSKRSVIAIAVGDALAIGLIAMLFFFCYRRAISSKNEAQTENKKGGLCCGKDGSEVSAENVEQFDLIPLDKQVRFDLDELLKGSAFVLGKSAIGMVYKVVLDDGLTLAVRRLGDGGSQRFKDFQTEVQSIGKVRHPNIVQLRAYYWSADEKLLIYDFIPNGNLAGAIHGSSSELNFAPLPWIVRLKIMKGVARGLAFLHEFSPKKYVHGDLRPGNILLGLDMDPYISDFGLGHLANMAGKASEPSIASSSPVWIDKLFYQAPEALKYLRPSQKWDVYSYGVMLLELISGRPPSVVMDTSDMDLVRFVQVSIEEKRSLLDVIDPYLTRELEREGDITAALKVALACVQFNPENRPSMRHVLDSLESLAS, from the exons ATGGAGTTCAGCTCCTCGAAGCTCCTTCTCTGTGCTGTTCTCTGTTTCACCTTGTTTCCCCTTCCGCTCGCCGTGAATCAGGAGGGCGTCGCCCTGCTCTCCTTCAAATCATCCGTCAGAGAGGACCCGGGCGGTTCCATGGCCTCCTGGAACGCCTCCACCGCCGACCCCTGCGCTTGGAATGGCGTCACTTGCCGGGAAGGGAAGGTCGTCGCCCTCGCCCTCCCAAAGAGCCGGCTTTTGGGCTCCCTCCCATCCTCCCTCGGCGACCTCCCGGCTCTCCGCCATATCAACCTCCGGAACAACCGGCTTCGGGGACGCCTCCCCCCGGGGCTCTTCTCCGCCGCCGGCCTTCAAAGCTTGGTGCTTTCCGGCAACTTCCTCACCGGCGCCGTCCCTCCGCAGGTCTCCGCCCTCCAAATCTTCGACCTTTCCGACAACTCGCTCGATGGGACCATACCCGCTTCGATTGCCCACTGCAAGCGGCTGAGGGTTCTCGATTTGAGCCACAACAACTTCTCCGGCGCTCTCCCCGTCGGATTCGGCACCAATCTTACGGCTATGGAGAGACTGACCCTTTCTTACAACAGATTGAACGGCTCGATCCCTAGCGATTTAGGGAACCTGTCGAGCCTCACCGGCACGCTTGATCTCTCGCACAATGATTTCTCCGGCCCAATTCCGGCGAGCCTTGGAAATTTACCGGAGCGGATCTACGTCGATCTCGCATTCAACAATCTGAGCGGTCCGATTCCGCAGAACGGAGCTTTCCTGAACCGAGGGCCGACTGCATTTATCGGAAACCCTAATCTCTGCGGACCGCCATTGAAGAACCACCCCTGTCCTCCTCCTTCCGCCAGCCCACCCCAATTTCCTTCTTTCCCAAGCGATCGATTGCCCGTGCCTGACAGAAACAGTTCGAGCGGTCTCAGCAAAAGATCCGTGATTGCTATAGCGGTCGGCGATGCGCTCGCAATCGGCCTCATCGCAATGCTCTTCTTCTTCTGCTACAGGAGGGCAATTTCTTCCAAGAACGAGGCACAAACTGAGAACAAAAAAGGGGGCCTTTGCTGCGGCAAAGACGGATCCGAGGTTTCCGCAGAGAACGTCGAGCAATTCGATCTCATACCGCTAGACAAGCAAGTGCGTTTCGACTTGGACGAACTCCTAAAGGGATCTGCTTTTGTGCTGGGGAAGAGCGCGATTGGGATGGTCTACAAGGTGGTGCTGGACGACGGCCTCACACTCGCAGTGAGAAGGTTAGGCGACGGCGGATCGCAGAGGTTCAAAGATTTCCAAACCGAGGTGCAATCCATCGGCAAAGTGAGGCATCCCAACATCGTTCAACTAAGAGCTTATTACTGGTCGGCCGACGAGAAGCTTCTGATATACGACTTTATTCCGAACGGCAACCTCGCCGGTGCAATTCACG GAAGTTCATCGGAGCTGAACTTTGCACCACTGCCATGGATCGTTAGACTCAAGATCATGAAGGGCGTTGCAAGAGGTTTGGCCTTCTTGCACGAGTTCAGCCCCAAGAAGTATGTCCATGGGGATCTTAGACCCGGTAACATACTCCTCGGGTTAGATATGGATCCATACATATCTGACTTCGGGCTCGGGCACCTAGCCAACATGGCCGGAAAGGCTAGCGAACCCTCAATCGCTTCATCTAGTCCTGTCTGGATCGATAAATTGTTCTACCAAGCTCCTGAAGCCTTGAAATATCTCCGGCCGTCGCAGAAGTGGGACGTGTATTCGTATGGCGTGATGCTACTAGAATTGATTTCTGGAAGACCCCCATCTGTTGTAATGGATACCTCAGACATGGATTTAGTTCGGTTTGTTCAGGTTTCGATCGAGGAGAAGAGGAGCCTGTTGGATGTCATAGACCCTTACTTGACGCGAGAACTCGAAAGAGAAGGTGACATTACCGCAGCCCTCAAGGTCGCATTAGCCTGCGTGCAGTTCAATCCCGAAAACAGACCCTCAATGAGGCACGTCCTCGACTCGTTGGAGAGCTTGGCAAGCTAA